A window of the Miscanthus floridulus cultivar M001 chromosome 14, ASM1932011v1, whole genome shotgun sequence genome harbors these coding sequences:
- the LOC136503404 gene encoding uncharacterized protein yields MAVPNYTYLKLKMLGPHGVITIGTSFQHAYKCEVEWCGHAAAVIASKELATLREEVPEQTPDAKKSIRLFKSAEGSKEVLVDPSSSEGKKVHIGTALSSK; encoded by the coding sequence atggccgtacccaactatacatacctcaagctgaagatgctaggtccccacggggtcatcaccatcggcacctccttccagcatgcttacaagtgcgaagtcgaatgGTGCGGCCATGCCGccgcagtcatcgcctccaaggaactcgccaccctcagggaggaggttccCGAACAAACGCCAGACGCCAAGAAATCAATCAGGTTGTTCAAATCAGCGGAagggtccaaggaggtcctcgtggaccctagcagctccgagggcaaaaaggtCCACATCGGAaccgcgctctcctccaaatag